In Leptospira ellinghausenii, the following proteins share a genomic window:
- a CDS encoding tetratricopeptide repeat protein, whose translation MKKLLLTIIILAINFSVKAGESSFLNDDVASLIGQYDNETLAAISNELVKMANEEEGMGEFDLASTHYDRAIKIREAIGMKSHKSFASIQYLASQAYSKAGNFCEASTYAKKASDAFRAHGISKFEHKAELESKEFAKACAVVAVR comes from the coding sequence ATGAAAAAACTACTCTTAACCATCATCATTTTAGCAATCAACTTCTCAGTGAAAGCTGGAGAGTCCTCCTTTTTGAATGATGATGTAGCTTCCCTCATTGGCCAATACGATAACGAAACCTTGGCTGCCATTTCCAATGAACTTGTGAAAATGGCGAACGAAGAAGAAGGAATGGGAGAGTTTGATTTAGCCTCTACTCATTATGACCGTGCGATTAAAATTCGTGAAGCTATTGGTATGAAATCCCATAAAAGTTTTGCTTCAATCCAATACCTAGCAAGCCAAGCCTATTCAAAAGCTGGTAACTTTTGTGAAGCTTCTACTTATGCAAAAAAAGCAAGTGATGCTTTCCGTGCACATGGAATTTCTAAATTCGAACACAAAGCTGAATTGGAGTCAAAAGAATTTGCAAAGGCTTGTGCAGTGGTGGCAGTTCGTTAA